The Stigmatella ashevillena genomic sequence GACGCTCTCGGAGATGGGCGTCATCCTCCTCATGTTCTCGCTCGGGCTGGAGTTCAGCCTGCGCAAGCTGTTCTCGGTAGGGCCCACGGCGGGGCTCACGGCCGTCATTCAATGCAGCATCATGATCTGGTTGGGCTTCGTCGTCGGCCGTGCTTTCGGGTGGACGGCGCGCGAGAGCATCTTCGCGGGCTCGCTCATCGCCATCTCGAGCACGACGATCATCGCCAAGGCCTTCGACGAGCAGGGGATTCGGGGCCGTTTGCGGGAGCTCGTCGTCGGCGTGCTCATCGTCGAGGATCTCATCGCGGTGCTGCTGATGGCGACCCTCACGGCCATCTCGACGGGGACGGGTCTCTCGGCAGGCCAACTGGCGCTGACCACGGGCCGCCTCGTGGCGTTCCTGGTGGGGCTCGTCGTGGTGGGGCTGCTGGTCGTTCCCCGCGCCATGCGTGCGGTTGTCCGGCTCAACCGCCCGGAGACGACGCTCGTGGCGAGCGTGGGCATCTGCTTCGCCGTGGCGCTGCTGGCCCAGTCCTTTGGCTACTCGGTCGCGCTGGGGGCCTTCCTGGCGGGCTCCCTCGTGGCTGAGTCCGGCGAGGAGAAGGTGGTGGAGCACCTGGTGCTGCCCGTGAAGGACATGTTCGCGGCCATCTTCTTCGTGTCCGTGGGCATGCTCATCGATCCGGCGCTCATCGCCGAGCACTGGGCCGCCATCGTGGTGCTGACGGTCGTGGTCATCGTCGGGAAGATTGTCAGTGTCTCGTTGGGTGCCTTCCTGACCGGAAACGGGACGCGCACGTCGGTTCAAGCGGGCATGAGCCTGGCGCAGATCGGCGAGTTCTCGTTCATCATCGCGGGGTTGGGGCTGTCGCTGAAGGCGACGGGCGAGTTCCTCTACCCGGTGGCGGTGGCCGTTTCCGCCATCACCACGCTCACCACGCCCTTGCTGATCCGCGCGTCGGGGCCCGTGGCGAACTTCGTCGACCGGAAGCTTCCCAAGCCGCTGCAGACGTTCGTGACATTATATGGAAGCTGGATGGAAGGGCTGCGCGCCGCTCCCCGCCAGAAGACGTTGGGCACCACCGTGAGGCGGCTCATCGGGCTCTTGCTGCTCGACATGGCCGTGCTCGTGGGCCTGGTCATCGGGACGTCGCTCACCATCGGGCGGGTCTCCCTGATGATCGAGGAGAAGACGGGGGTGAGGGGCTCGCTCGCGGAGACGCTGGTCATCGTGGGCGCCGTGGTCCTGTCCCTGCCATTCCTGGTGGGTGTTGCGCGCCTGGCGAGCCGGGTGGGGGTGACCCTGGCCGAGGTGGTGCTGCCCCGGCGTCCGGACCGGAAGGTGGATCTCGCGGCGGCCCCTCGGCGGGCGCTCACCGTGACGATCCAGGTGATCATCGTCCTGCTCATCGGGGCCCCGGTCATCGCCATCACCCAGCCCTTCCTGAGCGGCTTCACGGGCGCGCTGCTCGTGCTGGTGCTGCTGGGGGCGCTGGGGGTGGTTTTCTGGCGCAGCGCGACGAACCTGCAAGGGCATGTCCGGGCAGGGGCTCAACTCATCGTGGAGGCCCTCGCGGCCCAGTCACGCTCGAAGGAACCGGGGGCCGAGCCCCAGCCCCTGGAGCAGGTGCACGGCATGCTGCCTGGACTCGGGGAGCCCACGCCCGTGCGGTTGGGGGACAAGAGCCCCGCCATTGGAAGGACGCTGGCGGAGCTGAACCTCCGGGGACAGACGGGGGCCACGGTGCTCGCCATTCAGCGGGGCGAAGAGGGCATTTCCTTCCCCACGGCCAAGGAGGTGCTCAAGCTGGGAGACGTCCTCGCCTTGGCGGGTACGCATGAAGCGGTGGAGGCGGCCCGGAGCTTGCTGATGCCTGAGGTCCTGGCGCCCCCGCCGGATGGCTCGCAGGTTCACGCCTGAGGGGGCCTCACGTCGGGCCTGGGGGGGAGCGAGGCAGGACGCGCGGCAGGCGCACGCGGAAGGTGGTGCCCCCCTCGGCCGTGGACTCCATCGCCACGGAGCCCCCATGGGCCCGCGCAATGTTCTCCACGATGTAGAGGCCCAACCCGACGCTGCGCCCCTGCTTGTCCCACTGGCTCGTGGCGCGCTGCATGGGCTGGAACAGCAGGGCCTGGGCTTCCTCCGGGATGGGCGTTCCTTTGTTGTGGACTTCCAAGGTGACCGCGTCCTGCTCGCCAAGGGTCTTCACCAGGACAGGGGTGTCGGCAGGGCTGTACTTGAGTGCGTTGGTCACGAGGTTCGTCATCAACTGGGTGATGCGGTCTGGGTCCCACGCCCCCTCGCCGTTGCCATCCGCCGTGATGCGAATCTCGCGCTCGGGGAGGCTCATGCACGCCTCTTCCACCACCTGCCGGACGAGGACATGCACGTTGAGAGGACGCGGCTGGATGGGCAGGCCTCCCCCCAGTCTGGCCTGGGTGAAGTCCAGCAGATCACGCACCATGCGCGTGGCCAACTCCGCGTTGTTCTGGATGCGCGCGATGGCTTTGAGCGTCCGCCCTTCCAACTCGTCCTGGCGCAGCATCACCTGGGTGCTCATGAGGATGACGCTGAGGGGATTGCGCAAATCATGGCTGACGATGCCGGCGAGGTGCTGCTCGAACTCGCGTGCCTTCTCCGCTTCCCTGCGCGCCGCCGTCTCGGCCACGAGCAGCGCTTGCGTCCGCTGGTGCAGTTTCTGCGCCTCCCGGATCAGCCGCTCACGCTCCTTCTCCACGGCCTTGCGCGCGCTGATGTCTTCAAAAGAGACCACCGCGCCCACCACCTGGTGGTCTCTCCGCAGCGGGTTGGCCTGATAGCGCACGTGCAAGCGCTGACCGTCCTTCCGGCAGAGGATCTCGTTGTCCATGCCCACGTGCTGCCCGGAGGACAGCGCGATGGAGATGCCGCAGGTCTCGGGAGTGCAAGGCGTTCCATTCGCCCGGGTATGGCGCGTCAAGGCGTGGATGTCGTGGCCCAGGATCTCTTCCACCGCGGAATAGCCGAGCAGGCTCAGGCACGCGGGGTTGGCGAAGATGCAGCGGCCGTTCGCGTCCATGCCCCAGATGCCCTCGGCGGTGGCGTCCAGGAGCCCCCGGAAGAGCTCCTCGCGCTCGCGCAGTGCATCGAGGGAGCGGCGCTGGCTGGTCGCGTCTTGCATGGCGCCGACCATGCGCACCGCATGGTGGTCGGTGTCCCGGACGACAAATCCCCGGTTCTTCACGAACGCATGGGTGCCGTCCGAACGGAGGTAGCGGTACTCGGCGTACCAGTTCTGGCCGTGCGGTGAGTCGATGACGGCGTGGAGGCCGTGGAGGACCCGCTGTTGATCATCCGGGTGGATGTGCTCAATCCACCAGGTGGCATCAGGGCCCACTTCCTGGGGGCTGTAGCCGAAGAGGCTGGAGATGCCCGGGTTCCAGTTCACCGCATTCGTCACCAGGTTCCAGTCCCAGATGGCATCTTGGGTGGCCCGGAACGCCAGCGCGAAGCGCTCCTCCGAGGCGCCCAGGGCCGCGTTGGCTTCCCGGGTTTCTTGGAGGGAGCGCTCGGCGAACTCGCGGGCCGTGCGCGCATCGCTGAGGGCAAGGGCGCGCTCGGTCTCGGCCAGCTTCTTGTCGCTGATATCGCGGAAGACGAGGACCACGCCCATCAGTGCGCCCTTGCCATCCCGGATGGGCGCCGCGCTGTCATCGATGGGGACCTCGCTCCCATCCTTGCGGATGAGCAGGGTGTGGTTGGCCAGGCCCACCACGTGCCCCTCGCGCAATACGCGCTCCACGGGGTTTTCCACCGGCAGGCGCGTGTACTCGTTGATGATGTGGAAGATGCCTGTGAGCGGCTGGTTCCGGACCTCCTCCCAGGTCCAGCCCGTCACGGCCACCGCCACGGGGTTGAGAAAGGTGATGCAGCCCGTCGAGTCCGTGGCGATGACGGCATCCCCGATGCTGTGCAGCGTGGTGGAGAACCACTCTTCGCGCACGCGCAAGGCCTCGGCCTGCTGACGGATGCGCACCAGCGTCCTCACCCGGGCGAGCAGCTCCGCATCGTCATAAGGCTTGGCCACATAGTCATTGGCCCCCGCGGTGAGCCCCTCGAGGAAGTCCGTCCGTTCTCCGCGGGCCGTCAGCATGAGGATGGGCAGGTGCGTCTCGCCGTGCATCTGGCGGACGAAGCGGCAGACCTCCAGGCCCGAGGTGCCGGGCAATTGCCAGTCGAGCAGCAGGGTGTCCGGCGGTGGGGAGGCTTGGGCGAGCGCCTCCAGCATGGACTCGCCGTCGGAGAACGTCTCCACGGCGTAGAAGGGCTCCAAGAGGCGGCGGGCATGCGCGGCCTGGGCGGGACTGTCTTCCAGCAACCAGACTTGGCCCTGCTGGGAGAGCTCTCCGCCCTTGCCCATTTCCCAGGGGTGCCGGCTCCCAAGGAGATTGGCCTTGGGCCCCTGCCGCACACCCTGTGAAGTGCGTCCTGGAGGCGCCTTGGTCTGGGGACTCATCAGGGTGAAGGGTGGGACCTTGGCCCCGTTGGGGCAACCCCTGTCAGTCGAACATGGCGCTCAGCGCTTCGCCGAGTGTCTCCACGCCCACCACCTTGAGCTTCGTCTCTTCCAAGCGCCGGGCACTGCCAGAGGGCAACACCACGCGCTGGAAGCCCATCTTCGCAGCCTCGGCGAGCCGGGGCTCCACCTGCCCCACGGCGCGCACCTCGCCGGCCAGCCCCACTTCGCCCAGCACCAGGGTCTGGGGATCCAAGGGCCTGTTCTGGAGGCTGGACACCAGCGCCGCGCAGACGGCCAGATCACACGCGGGCTCGGACAGTTGCATGCCACCCGCCACGTTGACGAACAAGTCGCACCCCACCAGCGGGATGTCCTCCTTCTTTTCCAGCACCGCGGCCAGCAGCGCCACGCGGTTGCCGTCCACGCCGATGGCCGTGCGGCGAGCGGTCCCATAGCCCGTGGGAGCCACCAGGGCTTGGACCTCCACGAGGAGGGGCCGGGTGCCGTTGAGCGTGGAGGTCACCACGCTGCCCGCCTTGCCCGCGGGCCGCTCCGCCAGAAAGAGGGCAGAAGGATCTGGCACCTCCACGAGCCCCAGCCCCTTCATCTCGAAGACGCCAATCTCGTTGGTGGATCCGAATCGGTTCTTGTGGGCCCGGAGGATGCGGAAGGGGTGGCCGCGCTCGCCTTCGAAATAGAGGACGGTGTCCACCATGTGCTCCAGCACGCGCGGGCCGGCGATGGAGCCCTCCTTCGTCACGTGGCCCACGATGAAGGTGGGGACCCCGGTCCGCTTGGCGTAGGCCATCAGCCGCCCGGCCACCTCGCGCACCTGGGTGATGCTGCCCGGCGCACTGCCCAACTCCGGCAGGTACATCGTCTGGATGGAGTCCACCACCAGGGCCATGGGCTTGAGGGCCTCGGCGGCGCTCAGCACCCGGTCCGCGTCGGTTTCCGCGAACAGGTGGATGGCCTCGCCCTCTACCCGCAGCCGCTCGGCGCGCATCTTCGTCTGCCGCAGGCTCTCTTCGCCCGAGACGTAGAGCACCGGCCCATGGCGGGCCAGCCGGTCCAGCGCGGCCAGGAGCAGGGTGGACTTGCCAATGCCCGGGTCTCCTCCCAGCAGCACCAGCGAGCCGCCCACCACCCCCCCTCCGAGGACCCGATCGAACTCGGCAATGCCGGTGCGCCGCCGTGCTTCCACCTCGCCACTGACATCCTTGAGGAGGACGGGCTTGGTGGCTCCTCCCGAGGCGCCCCAGGCGGGACGCTTCTCGTCCGGTTTCGTCTCCGCCTCCTCCAGCAGCGAGCTCCATGCTCCGCAGTCAGGGCATTTCCCGAGCCACTTCGCCGTCTGGTACCCGCACGCCTGGCAGGAGTAATGGGTCTTTGCCTTCGCCATGAAGAGGGTTCTCTATCGCGCCCGGCTGACGTTTCCCCGCTGAATCGGCCCGCGCGTCCGCCCTGTGAGGCGGGTGCCGCCTGGAGAGCAGGCAACCAGGCAGACCCTTCATGCCCGTGGAATGACCACACGTTGCCCTCCGGGGAGGGCCACCCCAAGTTGCCCCCAACAACGAACGACGCCGCACACCGCGGCGCTCCTCTAACAGGGGATTCTCTCATGAGTATTATCGCGTTTTTGGTGATCGGTCTTCTGGCGGGGTTGCTTGCGCGTGCGCTCATGCCGGGCAATCAGTCCATGGGGCTTCTGGCCACCACGTTGCTGGGCATCGCCGGCTCTTTCGTGGGCGGCTTCATCGGCTCGTTCTTCAACAGCGATGGCCGCATCCTGGCCCTGCATCCCTCGGGGCTGATCTTCTCGGTGATTGGCGCGATGGTGTTGCTGCTGCTGGTGGGATTCGCGGGCCGCAGCAGGCGCGTCCGCATCTAGCGGGCCTTCCACTCTGGAAGGCGGCGAGGGCCGGTGTCCCAGCAACCTGGGCCCGGCCCTCCTGCTTTTTGCCCGCCTGGGGCTGGAAACGGGCTGGAAACTTGTCAACCCAGCGTCGGCTCGGCGTTGACAAGTTCCCGGCGTCCGCGCAGTTTGGGCCCCCTCGTCATCCTTCGAGGAGCCCATGTCCGACGCTGCCGAGTCCTTCCACGGCCACGCCCACTTCGCCGCGCCTCCTTCGGGTGTCACGGTCCGCCACGATTGGACGCTGGCGGAAGTGCGTGCCCTCTACACGCTGCCGCTGCTGGAGCTCGTTCACAAGGCGCAGACCGTCCACCGGGCGGTGTTCCAGGACAACAAGGTGCAGCTCTGCTCGCTGCTGTCCATCAAGACGGGGGGCTGCTCCGAGGACTGCTCCTATTGCCCCCAGGCCGCGCGCTACAAGACGGGCGTCAAGGCCGAGAAGCTGATGGCCGTGCAAGAGGTGTTGGATGCTGCTGGCAAGGCCCGCGCCGCCGGGGCCACCCGCTTCTGCATGGGCGCTGCCTGGCGCGAGGTGAAGGACGGTCCCCAGTTCGACAGCGTCCTGGAGATGGTCAAGGGCGTGAAGGCCCTGGGCATGGAGGCGTGCGCCACGTTGGGGATGCTCACCGAGAGCCAGGCCCAGCGCCTGCGCTCCGCGGGCCTGTCCGCGTACAACCATAACCTGGACACCTCCGCCGAGCACTACGGGGACATCATCTCCACGCGCACCTACGAGGATCGGCTCAACACCCTGGAGCGTGTGCGCCAGGCGGGCATCTCCGTGTGTTCGGGGGGCATCATCGGCCTGGGCGAGTCCCTGGAGGATCGCTGCAAGTTGCTCCTCACCCTGGCCAACCAGGAGGTCCATCCCGAGTCCGTGCCCATCAACGCGCTCGTCGCCGTGGAGGGCACGCCGCTGGCCGGACAGAAGCGCGTGGAGACGGTGGAGATGGTTCGCACCATCGCCACCGCGCGCCTGCTCATGCCCCTGGCCATGGTGCGGCTGTCGGCGGGCCGCATGCAGATGAACGAAGAGGCGCAGCTCTTGTGTATGCTCGCAGGGGCCAACTCGCTCTTCTTCGGCGAGAAGCTGCTCACCACCGGCAACCCCGAGTACACGCGCGACATGGCCTTGCTGGAGAAGGCAGGCATCCAGCCCCTCGCGCCGGACCTGTCGCGCGAGTGAGCCTCCCCGCTGAGTCCGATTCCCGGCCGGCCGGGGAGGGGAAGGCCACCGCCTGGGCCCGGGAGGAGCTGGAGGCCTTGGCGGCGCGGGGACTGCGCCGCTTCCTGGAGCCGCTGGAGTCCGCGCAGGGAGCGCTGGTGCGCGTGGGCGGAGAGGCGCTCATCAACTTCGCCTCCAACGATTACCTGGGCCTGGCCGCTTCCCCCACGCTGCGCGCCGCCGCTGCCGCCGCCCTCGAGCAGTACGGTGTGGGCACCGGCGCCAGCCGCCTGGTGGCTGGGGACACCGTGGCCCACCAGCGCCTGGAGGCCCGTCTGGCCGCCTTCGAGCGCTCCGAGGCCGTCCTCCTCTTCAACACCGGCTTCGCCGCCAACACGGGCATCCTTCCTGCCCTGGTGGGCTCTGGGGATGCCGTCTTCTCCGATGCCCTCAACCATGCCTCCCTGGTGGATGGCTGCCGCCTGTCCCGTGCCCGTGTCGTCGTCTACCCCCACGCGGACGTCGAGGCCCTGGCCCGGGCGCTGGAAGAGACGCCCGCGCGCCGCAAGCTCGTCGTCACCGACACCGTCTTTTCCATGGACGGCGACCATGCCCCGCTGGCCGCGCTGGTGGCCCTCTGCCGCGAGCAGGGGGCCGCGCTGATGGTGGACGAGGCCCACGCCACCGGAGTGCTGGGGCCGCGCGGTGCGGGGCTGTGCGAGGAGCTGGGCTTGAGCGGACAGGTGGACCTGCGCATGGGGACGCTGAGCAAGGCGTTTGGAGGCATGGGGGCCTATGTGGCCACCTCCCGCCCCGTGGCGGAACTGCTCCTCAACCGGGCCCGCCCCTTTGTCTTCTCCACCGCGCTGCCCGCGGCCCTCTGTGCCGCCGCCGAGGCGGCCGTGGATGTGGTGGAGGGGGATGTGCCCTTGCGCGAGAAGCTCTGGCGCAACATCCGTCGCTTCTCGGAGGGCCTGCGGGCCCTGGGGCTCCCCGCCGAGCCCCGCAGCGCCATCTTCCCCGTCATCCTCGGTGAGCCGGAGGTTGCACTGGCCGCCGCCCGGCACTGCCGCGAGCGGGGATTGCTGGTGAAGGCCATTCGCCCACCCACCGTTCCCGAAGGCACCAGCCGCTTGCGCTTCTGTCTCTCCGCCGCGCACACCGAGGGACACATCGATGTCGCGCTGGAAGTCCTGCGCGGCTTGCGAGGCACCCGTGGCTGAGCCCTTCCAACTCTTCGTGACGGGGACGGACACCGGGGTGGGAAAGACGCAGGCCTCGTGCGCGCTGCTGTCCCTGCTCGCCGATGCGGGGCTGGAGCCCCAGGGCTTCAAGCCCTACGAAAGCGGGTGTGAGCGGTTGTCCGCGCCGGCGGACACCATGGCCCTGCGCGCGGCGGCCCGGAGCCAGTGGCCCATCGAGGCGCTCTGTCCGCACCGGTTCCGGGCCCCGCTGGCCCCGGGAATCGCCGCGCGCCGCCTGGGCCGGGAGCCTCGCTGGGAGACCACCCTGGCCGCTTGGGAGCGCCTGCGCCACGGCTCGGTCATCGTCGAGGGGGCGGGCGGCCTGTTTGTTCCCCTCGATTCCCAACGGGACATCATCGATCTGATTGCCGCGTTGCGTCTGCCCGTGCTGCTGGTGGCTCGGGCGGGCCTGGGCACCCTCAACCATACAGCCCTGTCGCTGCGGGCCCTGGCCGAGCGGAACGTGAAGGTGAGCGCCGTCCTGCTGAGCCGCAGTACCCCCACGAGAGACCCTTCCGAGCGTGACAACCGCCTGTTGCTGGAGGAGCGCCACGGCCTCCGGGTGCTGGGGCCGGTGCCCTTCCTGAAGGATCCCCGGCGGCGCCATGCCGCTTTCCGCGCGGCCCTGGGTCCCTTGGTGCCTCATCGCGCGCGAGGCCGGTAAATCGGCCTCCCGCGCGGTTGGAGTGCTACAGGCCGCGCAAGTTTTCGGGTGTCGTGGCCGTGAAATGGACGGGTGTTTTGATCTGCGCGAGAACCCCTTTCGCGAATGGGCGACATCATCGACCTCACGCTCCTGACGGACGTCAGGCGCTACTTCCAGAAACTCCTCGAAGCGCGCGGGCTTCCCTACTTCCTCCAGAAGGAGAGCAAGAGGCTCTTCCAGATCGAGCCAGCCCGGGTCGAACTTGTCCTCCGGACCGCACTCCGGATGAGGGATCCTGGATTGCCGAAGCCCCCTCCCCAGGCGATTGAGCACTGCCGCCAGGAGATCCGCCGGGAACTGATCCGCCGCGTCGCCAATGCGATGCTGCAGACGGGGCTGTGAGCGGCTTCTCCTCGCGCACCGGATTCTCTCGAACGTGGAATGCCCTGTCCCAGGCCCTGGCGCAGCGCCGGGCCCAGGGGCTGCCCTGGATCGACCTCACGGCGAGCAATCCGACCCACGTGGGACTGCCCTCACCGGAGCCCGGCCTGCTGGCCACCCCGGGGGCGCTCACCTACGAGCCCGAGCCCATGGGCTTGGGCTCCGCGCGCGAGGCTGTGGCGACCTACCTGGCCTCGAGGGGCACGGCGGTCCGTGCCGAGCACTTGCTCTTGTCCGCGAGCACGAGCGAGGCCTACGCATGGCTCTTCAAGCTGCTGTGCGAGCCGGGGGACAACGTGCTCGTTCCGGCGCCCAGCTACCCGCTCTTCGAGTACCTCGCGCGCTTGGAAGGGGTGGAGGTGAAGCCCTACCGACTGCCCCGTGCACACGGTTTTGGCCTGGATGTGGACGCGGTGGCGTCCGCGCGGGACGCTCGCAGCCGCGCGGTGCTCGTCGTCAACCCAGGCAACCCCACGGGCCACTTTCTCCACGAGGGTGAGCTGACGGCCCTGGCGAGCCTGTGCGCGGACACCGGGCTGGCGTTGCTCTCGGACGAGGTGTTCTCGGACTTCGCCTGGGCGCCGGAGCCGGACCGGGTGCCCACCGTCGCGGGCCGGCCCCTACCCATGCTCACCTTCAGCCTCTCGGGGCTCTCCAAGGTGGCGGGACTGCCCGGCCTCAAGCTGGGCTGGACGCATGTGGGGGGGCCCCCCGAGAGACGGGACGAGGCGCTGGCGAGACTGGAGTGGGTGGCGGATACCTTCCTCTCCGTGGGCACGCCGGTCCAGCAGGCCCTTCCCGCGATCCTGGCGCATGTGCCGCGCTTCCAGACGGCGCTGCTGGAGCGGGTGAGGGAGAACCGGCGGCAACTGCTGGCAACCCGTCCGCGCGGTGCATCCTGGGACGTGGTACCCGCGCACGGTGGGTGGAGCGCAGTGCTGCGCATTCCCCTGGAGCCCGGCGAGGAGGCCACGTGTCTGGCGCTCCTCGAGGCGGGGGTGGGGGTGCAGCCGGGCTATTTCTACGACTTCACGGGCGGAGCGTTCCTGGTGCTCTCCCTATTGCCCCCGCCAGAGGTGTTCCGTGCCGCACTGGGCCCGCTCACCTCCGTGCTGGAGGGGCTCAGCCCCCGCTGAGGGTGTCGACGGTGACGAAGTTGGAGCCCTGCACCTGCCACAGCTCGATGGGGGAGGGGGCTTCGCCCGCTTCGTCGAACTGGAGGCTTCCGCTGGCGCCCTCCACGTTGATGCTGCGGCCGCTGGCCAACTCGCCCGAGAGTTGACCGAAGGCGCTGGAGGTCATCTGGACTGCCGCCCCCAGGCTCGACACCTGGGTCAGCCCCTCCGCCATCTTCAGCCCCGTCACCTGGCCTCCCTGCCCCTGGGCATACGCCACTGCCAGTCCGAGCAGGTACATGGAGTCATAGCTGTGCGAGGTGAAGGAGTAGTTCGACGGGTCCACGTCGTTGTACTTGGACCTGAACCGGGACTGGAAGGCGTTGAAGGCCTGGCCCGCGCCCTGGGCCGGCGCCGTGCCGAAGGAGTTCTGGATGGCCGCGAGCACCGTGGAATCGTCGAGGAGCGCTGCATCCTTGACGCTGTCGGTGAAGAACCACCGGTGACCGCTGGCCGCCTTGAGGTTGTCGAAGGCTTGGGCGCTTTCGATGATGCGGGAGACATCGTCCTCGAAGCCCACCACCACGGTGAGATCCGGATCGAAGTCGTCGATTTGCTTCATCGGTGAGGCAATGTTCCCGGTCTTGCGCGCGTAGGCAGTGGCCCGGAACTGCTTGGACGTGGACGTGCCCAGCTTCTCGGTAATGACGTTGAAGAGGCCCTGTCCGTACTGATCGTCCAGGTAGAGGATGCCCACCTTCTTCACGGCCGTGAACCTCGGGTCGCTCAACAGCAAGTCCGCGATGACGTTTCCCTGGATGGCGTCCGAGGGCGCCGTGCGCCACAGCAGGCCCAAGGAGGTGTTGGACTCCCGGG encodes the following:
- a CDS encoding ABC transporter substrate-binding protein; this translates as MRTTRVLPLLAALLSGCSLTTAGGLSECETNADCNSDQVCTNNFCLPQPTGCGTRYGDLTSPDAVQIGAVLPLSLSATDPSQGKDASEEQGLNAILLALDEINQRGAAGRRITLNLCDTAADIARTRQQTEWLVNDKKIAALLTAGSNQTLAAAEVTLAKGVLTMSSTATSPELTSRESNTSLGLLWRTAPSDAIQGNVIADLLLSDPRFTAVKKVGILYLDDQYGQGLFNVITEKLGTSTSKQFRATAYARKTGNIASPMKQIDDFDPDLTVVVGFEDDVSRIIESAQAFDNLKAASGHRWFFTDSVKDAALLDDSTVLAAIQNSFGTAPAQGAGQAFNAFQSRFRSKYNDVDPSNYSFTSHSYDSMYLLGLAVAYAQGQGGQVTGLKMAEGLTQVSSLGAAVQMTSSAFGQLSGELASGRSINVEGASGSLQFDEAGEAPSPIELWQVQGSNFVTVDTLSGG